Genomic DNA from Pistricoccus aurantiacus:
CGTCGCGACGGATCAGCTTGAGCCCGCAGCCGGTGTCCGGGGTCGCGTCCTTGAGCAGCGTGGCGCGTACGCGATTGGCGGTGCGCGATGACAGGCGTTTCAGCCAGCTGTCCTGGCGTGCTATCCGATGGCCGGCGATCAACGCGAGATCGCTATTCATTGCGACGTTCAGTAAGCGGGGGATATCCGCCGGATCGTTCTGGCCGTCGCCATCCAGGGTTGCCAGCCAGTTGCCCCGGGCGTGCCAAGCCGCCTGCCACAGCGAGGTACTCTGGCCGGCGCTTTCGAGATGACGTAGGGGACGCAAGCGAGCATCGACGGTTGCCCGCTGGCATAGCAACGGCCAGGTCGCGTCGCTGGAGCCATCGTCCACCACCAATATCTCGTAAACGGTTCCAGTCAAGGCGGCGGCGATCTCATCCAGCAGGCCAGGCAGGTTGTCGGCCTCATCCTTGGCGGGAATGATGACCGATAAGTGGAGTTGCCGCATATTGACGATCCTTCAACAGGTTGGGCGGAAATATACAGTGCATGACTTTGCTTAAGGTTTTCTTAAGCAAACAGGTCAATACTCGGAAGACTCTTGACGAGGATAGACGATGCGCGTGCTACTGATAGAGGATGACCCGCTGCTTGGGGATGGTGTCAAGGTTGCCCTGCAGCGCCAGGGCTATGTAGTGGACTGGTTCTGCCGAGGTCGCGAGGGCCTTGCCGCCTTGACGAATGAAACCTTCTCGGCGTTGATACTCGATTTGGGGCTGCCAGATATCGATGGTCTTGAAGTGCTCAAGCGCGTGCGTATTCAAAGCCGTTTGCCGGTGCTGATCCTGACCGCTCGGGATGCGGTGGATGATCGCATCCGCGGGCTGGACGCTGGGGCGGACGACTATGTGCTCAAGCCTTTCGATCTTCAGGAGCTGCTGGCTCGCCTGCGGGTGATTACCCGGCGCGCCACCGGACACGCCGCGAGCAAGCTGCAGCTTGGCGAGCTGCTGATCGATGATGCCAGCCATCGAGTGTGCTGGCGCGGCCAGGATATCAAGCTGGGGCGGCGGGAATACGCGCTATTGTTGGAGCTGGCGTATCATCCCGACAAGGTGCTGTCGCGCCCGCGGCTGGAAAGTCTGCTGTATGGCTGGGGAGAGGAAGTGGAATCCAACGCCCTGGAGGTTCACGTGCACCATCTTCGCAAGAAGCTCGACAAGCGTTTGATCGTCACCGTGCGCGGTATCGGCTACCGTCTAGACAGCCAGGCAACATGATTTCGATACGTCGCTATCTGGTTCGTACCCTGGCGATCACCCTGGTGCTGATCAGCCTGCTATCCTCCATCGCGGCGTATTTGATTTCCGAACACGAGCTTGAAGAAATCCTCGACGCCCAGCTTAGCCTGGAAGGACGTATTATTGCCGCGTTTCTACCGCCTTCACCGGATATCGAAGCGTATCGCGCGCTCGCCCAGCGTCTAAGCCAGCCAGACCATCCGGCGCTGCTAAATGGTGACCGGAAATTCGACGAGGCGGCGCAGCGAACGACTGGCGTGCTCTATCATCATGAAGAGCAGAAGATAAGCCTGGGCTTCTGGGATGCCCAAGGCACGCCCCGCCTGCTGGGGCCGCGTTGGCATGAGTCTTCCGCCTTTCCCGCGCCTCAGGAGGAAGGCTTTCGCTGGGTGGATTATGACGGCGAGCGTTGGCGAGTCTTCAGCCTGTTCGACAGCGATAGCGATACCTGGGTACGTATCGGCCTCAAAAAGGGCTTCAGGCAGGAAATTGTCGAGCGCATCGCGATCAATCATCTCTGGCCGATGCTGCTGCTGATGCCGTTGGCGCTGTGGTTGATGACACGGGTGATTCGTCGCGGCCTGAGTCCCATCGAGCAACTATCCCGACAGGTGCGTGATCGCGATCATACGGATCTGAGTCCCATCCATCTGTCCGTGCCCCGTGAGTTGAGCGAACTGCATCGCGCGCTTAATGCCTTTATCGCCAGGCTCGGCGAAACCCTGGAAAAGGAGCGTCGCTTTACCGCGGACGCCGCCCACGAACTGCGCACCCCCTTGGCAGGCTTGAAGATCCAGCTGGACAACGCCATCGGCGGCGAAGTGGCAGCGCTTGCCAAGGCGAGGATGGGCATCGAACGGCTGCAGCGGGTCGTCGAGCAATTGCTGGTGCTGGCACGAGTGGATCAAGGTCAGCCGCAGGGCGTCGAGAAGATCGACCTGCGGGCCCTCGTTCAAGAGCTGGCGGCGGAACTCTGGCCGCTGGCCGAGGCGCGAGGCCAGACGCTGGAAATCACCAAGGCCGAACACGCCTCCATGCGGCGATTCCATGTGATGGCCAATGCCACCGAGCTTGGGATCCTGATACGCAATCTGCTGGACAACGCCCTGCGCTACACGCCGGACGGTGGCCGGGTCGCGGTATCCCTGGAGCAAACGCCACAAGGCCCGCGTTTGATCATCCGCGATACCGGTCCCGGCATTCCCGAGGAGATGCTCGGCAAGGTAACCGAGCGCTTTCGCCGCGCCGCCTCGCAACGCACCACCGGCAGCGGCCTGGGGCTCGCCATCGCCGTAGCGTTGGCGAAGCGACAACAGGCCAACTTGATATTGCGCAATCACGAGCAGGGCGGGCTTGAAGTCAGGCTTGAGTGGAAGAGCGCTACTTCGTGATGGATCAGCGCGATCCTGAGGTGACTCGGGTATGAATACATAGAGTGCGAAATGAGGCACCTTGGCCAGCGTGACTGTCCAGTTCGGCGCTTTAAAGTACTTTGATACCCGCCACGGTTTAGCCTCCGGCCTTCTACACTCCAAAGGCAACCTTGAGTGCTGGAGCGCCAACAATGGATCACACCGCCTATCGACATGCCTTGGCCGCTGAGCTACACGGCAGTGAGTTACCCTTTCCCGAAGCCGAGTTCGCCGCGCGCCGCCAGAAAGTGCGGGACGCGATGTCGGCCGCAGGGTTGGATGCGTTGCTGCTTACCGATCCGGCGGATATCTACTACCTGACCGGCTACCATACCTTCGAGGTCTCGGTGCATGCCTGTCTGGTGTGCGCCATGGATCGGTTGACCCTACAGGTTCCATCCATCGAAACCGGGCCGGCGGTGGTCACGGCATCCGTCGACGAGGTGCTGGGTTATCACTGGGAGTGTCTCGATGAGGTCATCACGCCGCTCTGCGATGTGCTGGCGAACTATCGTTGCATTGGTATCGATGGTTGGAGCGCCGGACTCCGCCACGAGGTGATCATTCGGTTGCAGGCGCGATTGAGCGTCGAGCGCTTTCAAGAGAGCGGGGCCTTGCTCGATCACATTCGTATCGTCAAATCATCGCTGGAGCTCAACTGCCTGCGCGAGAGTGCACGGATTACTGCGACAGGCATTCGAGCCGCGCTGCGCGTCATTCGTCCTGGTGTCACCGACAATGTCATCGCCGCCGAAGGTGCTCGGGCCATGTTGGCGGCGGGCAGCGAATTCATGAGTATGCAGCCTATCGTTACCGCTGGGCGGCGCATCAGTATTATTCACGTCAATCACAAGCGGTTCACCATCGACCAAGACGAGCCGGTGTTCCTGGAGTTTGGTGCCGCCTATCAGCGCTATACGGCACCGATGATGTGTACCGCGGTGGCGGGGCGCGCCAGCGACGAGATGCGCGTCCTGCGCGATCTTTGCCGTGAGCTGTTCGAGACGCTATGCGCGGCGATGCGCTCGGGTAACCGATTCAGCGAAGCCGCCCTGGCCGCCGAGACCCTGCTGGTACCCTGGCGTGAGCAGATATTCTTCTCCGGGGTGTTTGGTTATGCGGTGGGAGCGCAGTTTCCGCCGAGCTGGGTCGAGGGGAGTGGCTATATCGCTCGCAGCCAGCACGCTATCTTCGAGACTAACATGGTGTTTCACCTGCCGATCTGCCTGCGGTTGCCGGGCCGGTGGGGCATCGGTATCAGCGACACGGTCGTGGTGACGCCAGCTGGGGCGGTGCCGCTGACCAATAACAGCTGGCAGTTGCAGGAGATGCCAACGGCTTGATGATGGCGTGGATGCCCCCTGCTTTGCCTATCAAGCAATCGCCAACTGAACCTCGTTATTTTGGTAGATATCAGTCAGACGATTGAATAGATCCATTCTCATAGTGTGGTCGACTGTTTCAGCAGATTACGAGCCTCGCGCAATACCAACCACCTTCCGCGATAGCGAAATGCCTGAGCACCTTCAGGAATATCTGCTGCCTCGCTCACCTTGCTGACGATAAGGCCATTCGGATGCCGCTGGCTCCAGTCGGCGACCTTCTCGCTCTTGATCTCTTGCAAGGGAGCCGTCAAGCGTCCGGCAAAGCCGAAGGTGGCCTGATAATCCATATCGGCAATGGCCACGGCGCCACTCCGCGTCTGCCAATCCTTGATGACTTGCGACGGGGCGCTGACGTCATACGCGCTCCACAGCGGACCCAACATGACATGAATCGCCACGACCCAGGCCAGTGCATTGCATAGCGCCATGGCCCGCAGCATCGCCATCGGCGAGTGCAGCCGAATCGCGAGGCTGCCGAGGGCCACGGCCAATAACAGGAGGGCGCCCAGCGGATCGATGCCGTCGCGCAGCAACGGCGACCCCGTAACATTGAGGACCAAACCCGCCAGGGCGAGCAGGCTCCAGCCCAGCCCGAATCCCCAGAGCCGTGGCGGCTGACGATCGCTCTGCGGAAGTTCCCGAGCGGCCAGAAGCGCCAAGGCCGGGAGCAGCGGCATCAGGTAGTGGATCTGCTTGGCGCTGATCAATATGAAAAAGGCAAGCGTGCCCAAAGCCCAACATCCGGCGAAACGCTCCAGGCGCTCACGCCATCGATGCCGAGGCCAGAGCGGCGGCCAGGTCCAGGCGGGAAACAGCAATACCGGCAGCAGCGGAAAATACCAGTACCAGGGGCGCGCATGATCCATGGCCTGGGACAAGCGGTCGGCGGTCTGGCCCCAGAATAGCTGTCGTGCGAAGGCGTCGCCGCCCAGCCAGGCTGCCGGCAAGGCCCAGGCCAGCAGCATCAGCACGGCCAACGCCAGGGCCAGGCCGACCCCTTTCCACCAGACCGGCGCCACTCGGCCACGCCAGTAAGGGGCAGTCAGCACGATCACCCCCCAACTGACCAGCGCCGTCGGTCCCTTGGTGAGCAAGCCCAGACCCAACCACACACCGGCGATCAGCCATTGTCTTCGAGAAAGTGGCGAATCGGCCGAAACCAGCGGCGCGATGGCGCCGAGTACGCAGGCGGTGAGCAACACATCGAACATCAAGGCGCCGCTGTAGGCGACCCACAGCAGCATCGCCGCCAGCACGAATGTCGCCCGCCAGGCATAGTCGCTTCCCCCCAGGCGGTGGGCGATGCGAAAAAGATGGAATTGCGCCAATAGCGCCGCCAGCGGCGAAATCAGCTTGGGCCAGGCATCGTTGACGCCGAAGAGTGTCCAGCCGAGGTGGATCAGCCAGAACAGCAGCGGCGGCTTGTCCGAATAGGGCGCGCCGTTCATGTGCGGTACCCAGAACTGATGCTGCTGCCACATTTCCCAGGCGACGCTGACGTAGCGGGTCTCATCGATGGGAAGGTAGGGGCGCGACAGGGCGACCAGACTGATCAACCAATAAACGGCGAATAGCGTAAGGAGATTCAAGAGCTGGACGCTGGATTTCATCGGCTTGTTGTTTCCCATCGTTTATCACCGCGAATTACACGACCCTGCTCCGCTATCCAGGACTTCATGGGTTTTCGCCGACAGGAACTGCCATTGGTATTCCTCCGGGGAGAGTTCGAGCTTCAACAGGCCATGCACGCCGCCAATCAGGCGCTTGGAAAAAGCCGCCGGTGGCCGCGAATCATCGGGATCGGTGCCGCCGGTGCCAACCACGAAGGTCCTGATGCCATGCTCGGGATCGACGCGGCCCGCTGCATCGAGCGGCCGGGTTCGTTCGTAGAAATGGTTATGTCCGTTCAGTACCAGGGTCGCGCCATGGCGGTAGAGAATGTCGAACAGTCGCCGGGCGTCTGCATTGCCTTCACGGTCCTTGGTCGAAAAGGCGGGTCTGTGGAAGAAGGCAAGCACGCAAGCCGCGTCTGACTTCGCCAGCTGGTCTTCGAGCCAGCGAGCCTGAAGAGAATCGGTATCCGCGGCGACTTCGCTGTTGAGCGATAGGATAAGCCAGTCGTTCTGGCGCCGCGCATAGTAGCCGCGTCGCTCGGGCCCCGCCCGGCTACCCCAGTAGTCGTAGTAGCCGTAAGCGTTAAGGGAATGGTATTCATGATTGCCCGGAGCGGGGTAGGTCCGCTGCTTAAAGTCGCCCCAGATCCGCTCGTAGCAGTGCGTGAAATCCGCGGGTGCGCCGTCCGGATAAGCAAGGTCGCCGAGGGCCAGGACCGGCGCGCCGGGATACTGCTCGACGAGATTCGCCGTCTGAAGGGCGCCGGGGTTTGCCTTGAGCTTGGCGACGGGAAGCCCAAGAGAGTGATCGAGATTTCGCCATATTTCCTCGGCATGGGTTGCGGCGCCGCCGGCCGGCTGGCACCTCGCGATATCGCCTGCCGCCAGCAGTATCGAACCGCCGACGGCGGCTTCGTTGTTTATTGCATTAGAGCCATTATTACGATCCGCAGCCGCAACTTTGGACTGAAAAATACTACGGTCGAGCCCGGATGCCGCCATGGATACAATTTGGCCACGAGTGACCAGAATCAAGATAATTCCGGTCAGTAATAACAACATGATCATCATACCGATGATCTTGAAATACTTGCTCGACTTCCTGATCATTGTCTGCGTCCTTTACAAGCGTCAGCCAAGAATGATGACCTTATACCTGCCGATAATCGTCTTGGGATGAATAACCAATACAAATAACGCATGATCGATTCTTTTTCTTAAGTAATGCTTAAAAGCGTAAAATAAATAAAATGACACGCTAAGTTTGTCTTAAGAATGCATAGTTAAAGTGTGATCTCGTGAACCTTGAGATCACTATCAACATGCTAAATAATCAACTCAAAGCACGTTTTCTGGATGGCTTGGAAACCGTTTCCTATTACGGTGGCATGATCGTCGATGAGTTGGCGGGTCTCGCTTTCTTCTTGCTGCTTTTTTATATTTATTTGATCGTGGCAATGGTCTACATTCCATTGGCACTGTTGGTATTTGCCATGCGTAGGATTACCAAAGTCTTGAAACGCAGGACTTGTCGTTAAAGTGTTGCTGCATGATTTATCGCTCAGCCTGTCGATGGCAGACTGAGCGATATAAATGTTTCCTGAGTAACTTTTTTATCCTTAATGGCTCTTGCTCGCGGCGCGCTGCTTGAACACCAGAATACATGCCACGATAAAGACGATCAGAACCGCGGAGGCGGTGTAACGACTCAGCGCCAGGCCCCCATCACTGACCGGCTTATCGAGGAAATCCCCCACCACGGCCCCCAAGGGGCGCGTCAGCACGAAAGCCGCCCAGAACAATAGCGTATGCGAGATCCGGGTCCAGAAATAGGCGGCGGCGACCAGGGCAAGCAGGGCGGCGAAGATAGCGGCGGCGCCGGTGTATCCCAGCCCGGCGGTATCCGCGGTCCAATCCCCCAAGGCGGTTCCCAGCGTCTGGGAGAACATGATGGTGGTCCAGTAGAAGGCTTCGGTCTTGGGGGAGCTGACCGATTCCACGGAGATCGATCCCATGGTGCGATACCAGAGGATCAAGGAAGCCATTAGAGCGGCGAACAGTAGCGAGGTACCCCCCGCATAGCCAATGCCCAAGGAGCGATCGGCGAAGTCCGCAAGCGTCGTGCCAACGGTGGTAGTGGCAACGATCGTTGCCCAGTACAGAAAAGGGTGGAAGCGCTTGGCGGCGATCTGCGCGCCGACGAATACAAGAAATACCACCGCGAAGATTCCCGTCGCCACGAGATAGCCGAGATTCATCGACATCGATACCGCATCACCACCGGTTTCGCCCAGGGTGGTAGCAGCGATCTTGATGATCCAGAACAGCAGAGTGACTTCCGGCACCTTGGCCAGACTTGCCTCGATATTCTTTTGCATGACACTACGTATCCCCAGACCAGGAAGTCGGAGCTAAACATGACAATAAAATTTATTAGTTCGAAATTAGTGGTCTGCAAAGGTTTCAGAAATTAAAAGGGTTCTATCAAATAGAACCCTTTTTGCTGATAGAGAGAATTTGAAAATCTCGGTACAGCGAATATTACATGTCGCTTTTGGCGTTTTCTGCCTTCTCTTCAGTCGACAGCTCATCGACCATGGCTTCCAGTTCTTGCACTTGCTTTTGCAACGCCTGTACATGCGCATCGGACCCGTGGCCTTCGGTTTCGGCGGCCTGTTGCGCTTGCTGCTGCAGTTTCTGCCTATGTTCCTGCATGGCGGCGGAGTCGGTGCCTGCCGCGAGTGCCATACCGGAAGCCAGCGACAAGGCCAGGAGGGATGCTGCCAATAGGTTGTTTTTCATGGTGTTTTTCACTCTTCAGGGTCGATACATAAGTGTTTAAAACCAAGGTATCAACGCAAGTTGGTTTTAGTCATTTTCTTTTCGCGGTTCGCTTAACCACGTTTGAAGATTGAGCCAAGCCTGTCTTCCTGTCAAAGAATACGAAGCAATTTTTCCTTACAGTTTTTTAAACTTTTCGCAAGCCTTTATCCCATGCAATTCGGGTAATAATCCTGTAACACCTGAATTCAGGGTACAAAGCGGATAAACGTGACCCCTATCGCACTCCACCCGACGACGGAGTAAATAACGCATGCCAATCAAGGCGTTGATAAAGCCGGTCGTATCTTGGGCCGGTCTAGGCGGCAGGTGGCGAACCGCCTGGCCGATGCTGGTCGGTATTGGCCTGTTCGGGCTGGCGCTCTGGGTCGTTCACGGGGAGCTGGCGCATCTGGATCTGCGCACCATCCTGAAACAGATCGCCGCCATGCCGCCGGGGATCGTCATGCTGGCGATCCTGGCCACCGCGGGTAGCTATCTGTGTCTCACCGGCTACGACCGGCTGGCGTTGAGGTGGATCGGTCGCCCGTTTGCCTACCGCCGTATCGCCCTGGCTTCCTTTACGGCCTACGTGTTGGCAAATAGCGTCGGTTACAGCGTGCTCAGCGGCGGCGCGGTGCGCTACAAGCTCTATGGCGGCTGGGGGCTGGGCGTCGCGGAAATCGCCAAGCTCATCGGTTTCGTCGCCTGGACCACGACCCTTGGCATAACGACCATTCTGGGCATCGCCGCCATCGGCGAAGGCCAGCGTCTGGCGGTGCTGGTGGGCTTGCCCGGCTGGTTCGGACCACTCTTCGGCGCGGTGGTGCTGCTGATACCCGCGGGATGGCTGGTGCTCGCCGCCTTGAAGATCGGGCGACTGACCTGGCGCGGCCATACCGTGACGATACCGAGCCTGCCCATCGCCAGCGGCCAGATCCTGGTGTCTGTCGTCGATCATGCCTTTTCGGCGCTGGCGCTTTATCTGCTGTTGCCGGACCACGCGGGTTTCGGGCCCCTGGGCTTTCTGGGGCTCTACGTCATCGCCATCACCGCCGGCCTCATCAGCCACGTGCCCGGCGGGGTAGGGGTCTTCGAGGCGGTCATCCTGCTTGTCGTGCCGCAAGAGGCTCACGGCGGCACGCTGGCGGCGTTGGTGACCTATCGCCTTGTCTATTATCTGCTGCCGCTTGCCCTGGCCGGCCTGCTGCTTGCCGCTCGCGCGCTGCGTCGTCCCAGCCGCGGCCTGATGAGCTGGAGCTTGCCCCTGGCGCCCTCACTGTTTGCGGTGCTGGTGTTCGTCTCCGGCTTGCTGCTGCTGATTTCCGGGGCGACTCCCGCTATTGAATCGCGTATCGACTGGTTGAATGCCATCCTGCCGCTGGGCGTGATCGAGGTGTCGCATTTCTTCGGCAGCCTCGCGGGGGTGGCACTGCTGTTGGTCGCCGATGGGCTGCGCCGCCGGCTCGACGCTGCCTGGCTGCTGGCCTGTGGCTTTCTAGGGGCGGGGATCGTCTTCTCGTTGCTCAAGGGCGCGGACTATGAAGAAGCGCTGGGGCTCGCCGTTACCCTGGTGATCCTGTTGCCCTGTCGTCGCGCCTTCGATCGCCGGACCCGCCTGCTTGCCCTGACCCCTTCTCCCGGCTGGCTGGCGGCCAGCGCGGTAGGCGTGGCCGCCTGTATCTGGCTGGGCTTCTTCGCTTACCGCCACGTGGATTACGCGAACGGTCTCTGGTGGTCCTTCGTGCTGAACGAGAACGCGCCGCGGTTTCTGCGAGCGAGCGTCGGTGTCGTCCTGGTATTGGCAATCGTCGGGCTGCGTCTGATCCTGCGGCCCGCCCCCGCGTCCTTCACCTTGCCAAGCAGCGAGGAGCTGGATCGCGTCGAAGACGTGATCCAGCATGCCGAGGGACCAGGCAGTGCCGCCTGGCTGGCAATGCTCGGCGACAAGTACCTGCTGTTCAGCCCCAGCGGCGGGAGTTTCATCATGTTCGGTATCCAGGGCGCCAGCTGGATCGCCATGGGCGAGCCGGTCGGACGACTGGACGAGCGGCGGGATCTGGTGTGGTCTTTCGTGGAAGCCTGCCACCGCCATGGCGGGCGACCGGCGTTCTATCAGATCACGCCGGAGGCCATGCCAACGCTCGCCGAGATGGGACTCGCCTTTCAGAAGCTGGGCGAACAGGCCTATGTGCCCCTCGGCCAGTTCGATCTGCAGGGGCCCGCCAAGGCCAAGCTGCGCCAGACCCGGAATCGCGGGCAACGCGAAAAACTCGTCTTTGCGGTGGTGGCCAGGGAGGAGGTGGCCACCATTCTCGACGAGCTGCGGGTGATTTCGGATCAATGGCTGGGTGGCAAGAACACCAAGGAAAAGGGCTTTTCCCTGGGACGTTTCGATGCCGACTATATCCGCCGCTTCCCCGTGGCGGTGTTGCGTCTCGAAGGGCGTATTGTAGCCTTCGCCAATCTGTGGATGACGCCGGATCATCGCGAGCTATCCATCGATCTGATGCGTCATGCGAAGGACGCGCCCCATGGCGTGATGGATCTCCTGTTCATCGAACTGATGCTGTGGGGACGCCAGGAAGGCTATGCGGAGTTCGACCTGGGCATGGCGCCGATGGCGGGGTTGGAGGCGCGGGCGTCGGCTCCCGTACTGTCCCGAGCTGGTGCGCTCATGTTTCATCATGCCGAACACTTCTACAATTTCCAGGGCCTGCGCGCCTACAAGGAAAAGTTCGCCCCGATCTGGCGACCGCGCTATCTGGCGGCACGCCCGGGCATCGAAATGGCGCGAACGCTAGGGGACACGGCGCTGATCATCGGCGGTGGCATGAGGGGGTTGATCAGCCAATGAACAAGACAAGGTTTCTCGTTGCCGCGTTATCACTGCTTGTCCTCGTGACGGCCTGCCAGCCTCAAGAGACGACGATCGCGGCGGGGCGGATGGGCGAGGTGGTTTACCTGGCGCCGGAGGACGAACCGAGCAACGTGATCTTCCTGTTCTCCGATACGAC
This window encodes:
- a CDS encoding glycosyltransferase family 2 protein, whose translation is MRQLHLSVIIPAKDEADNLPGLLDEIAAALTGTVYEILVVDDGSSDATWPLLCQRATVDARLRPLRHLESAGQSTSLWQAAWHARGNWLATLDGDGQNDPADIPRLLNVAMNSDLALIAGHRIARQDSWLKRLSSRTANRVRATLLKDATPDTGCGLKLIRRDAFLTLPYFDHMHRFLPALVQAQGGRCRSVSVNHRPRRAGQSKYGLHDRLWVGLVDMLGVLWLQRRCSLPASLEVAPEAENAEPDRQAIRRQEVS
- a CDS encoding response regulator is translated as MRVLLIEDDPLLGDGVKVALQRQGYVVDWFCRGREGLAALTNETFSALILDLGLPDIDGLEVLKRVRIQSRLPVLILTARDAVDDRIRGLDAGADDYVLKPFDLQELLARLRVITRRATGHAASKLQLGELLIDDASHRVCWRGQDIKLGRREYALLLELAYHPDKVLSRPRLESLLYGWGEEVESNALEVHVHHLRKKLDKRLIVTVRGIGYRLDSQAT
- a CDS encoding ATP-binding protein; translated protein: MISIRRYLVRTLAITLVLISLLSSIAAYLISEHELEEILDAQLSLEGRIIAAFLPPSPDIEAYRALAQRLSQPDHPALLNGDRKFDEAAQRTTGVLYHHEEQKISLGFWDAQGTPRLLGPRWHESSAFPAPQEEGFRWVDYDGERWRVFSLFDSDSDTWVRIGLKKGFRQEIVERIAINHLWPMLLLMPLALWLMTRVIRRGLSPIEQLSRQVRDRDHTDLSPIHLSVPRELSELHRALNAFIARLGETLEKERRFTADAAHELRTPLAGLKIQLDNAIGGEVAALAKARMGIERLQRVVEQLLVLARVDQGQPQGVEKIDLRALVQELAAELWPLAEARGQTLEITKAEHASMRRFHVMANATELGILIRNLLDNALRYTPDGGRVAVSLEQTPQGPRLIIRDTGPGIPEEMLGKVTERFRRAASQRTTGSGLGLAIAVALAKRQQANLILRNHEQGGLEVRLEWKSATS
- a CDS encoding M24 family metallopeptidase, translated to MDHTAYRHALAAELHGSELPFPEAEFAARRQKVRDAMSAAGLDALLLTDPADIYYLTGYHTFEVSVHACLVCAMDRLTLQVPSIETGPAVVTASVDEVLGYHWECLDEVITPLCDVLANYRCIGIDGWSAGLRHEVIIRLQARLSVERFQESGALLDHIRIVKSSLELNCLRESARITATGIRAALRVIRPGVTDNVIAAEGARAMLAAGSEFMSMQPIVTAGRRISIIHVNHKRFTIDQDEPVFLEFGAAYQRYTAPMMCTAVAGRASDEMRVLRDLCRELFETLCAAMRSGNRFSEAALAAETLLVPWREQIFFSGVFGYAVGAQFPPSWVEGSGYIARSQHAIFETNMVFHLPICLRLPGRWGIGISDTVVVTPAGAVPLTNNSWQLQEMPTA
- a CDS encoding ArnT family glycosyltransferase — translated: MKSSVQLLNLLTLFAVYWLISLVALSRPYLPIDETRYVSVAWEMWQQHQFWVPHMNGAPYSDKPPLLFWLIHLGWTLFGVNDAWPKLISPLAALLAQFHLFRIAHRLGGSDYAWRATFVLAAMLLWVAYSGALMFDVLLTACVLGAIAPLVSADSPLSRRQWLIAGVWLGLGLLTKGPTALVSWGVIVLTAPYWRGRVAPVWWKGVGLALALAVLMLLAWALPAAWLGGDAFARQLFWGQTADRLSQAMDHARPWYWYFPLLPVLLFPAWTWPPLWPRHRWRERLERFAGCWALGTLAFFILISAKQIHYLMPLLPALALLAARELPQSDRQPPRLWGFGLGWSLLALAGLVLNVTGSPLLRDGIDPLGALLLLAVALGSLAIRLHSPMAMLRAMALCNALAWVVAIHVMLGPLWSAYDVSAPSQVIKDWQTRSGAVAIADMDYQATFGFAGRLTAPLQEIKSEKVADWSQRHPNGLIVSKVSEAADIPEGAQAFRYRGRWLVLREARNLLKQSTTL
- a CDS encoding metallophosphoesterase family protein; the encoded protein is MIRKSSKYFKIIGMMIMLLLLTGIILILVTRGQIVSMAASGLDRSIFQSKVAAADRNNGSNAINNEAAVGGSILLAAGDIARCQPAGGAATHAEEIWRNLDHSLGLPVAKLKANPGALQTANLVEQYPGAPVLALGDLAYPDGAPADFTHCYERIWGDFKQRTYPAPGNHEYHSLNAYGYYDYWGSRAGPERRGYYARRQNDWLILSLNSEVAADTDSLQARWLEDQLAKSDAACVLAFFHRPAFSTKDREGNADARRLFDILYRHGATLVLNGHNHFYERTRPLDAAGRVDPEHGIRTFVVGTGGTDPDDSRPPAAFSKRLIGGVHGLLKLELSPEEYQWQFLSAKTHEVLDSGAGSCNSR
- the mprF gene encoding bifunctional lysylphosphatidylglycerol flippase/synthetase MprF — protein: MPIKALIKPVVSWAGLGGRWRTAWPMLVGIGLFGLALWVVHGELAHLDLRTILKQIAAMPPGIVMLAILATAGSYLCLTGYDRLALRWIGRPFAYRRIALASFTAYVLANSVGYSVLSGGAVRYKLYGGWGLGVAEIAKLIGFVAWTTTLGITTILGIAAIGEGQRLAVLVGLPGWFGPLFGAVVLLIPAGWLVLAALKIGRLTWRGHTVTIPSLPIASGQILVSVVDHAFSALALYLLLPDHAGFGPLGFLGLYVIAITAGLISHVPGGVGVFEAVILLVVPQEAHGGTLAALVTYRLVYYLLPLALAGLLLAARALRRPSRGLMSWSLPLAPSLFAVLVFVSGLLLLISGATPAIESRIDWLNAILPLGVIEVSHFFGSLAGVALLLVADGLRRRLDAAWLLACGFLGAGIVFSLLKGADYEEALGLAVTLVILLPCRRAFDRRTRLLALTPSPGWLAASAVGVAACIWLGFFAYRHVDYANGLWWSFVLNENAPRFLRASVGVVLVLAIVGLRLILRPAPASFTLPSSEELDRVEDVIQHAEGPGSAAWLAMLGDKYLLFSPSGGSFIMFGIQGASWIAMGEPVGRLDERRDLVWSFVEACHRHGGRPAFYQITPEAMPTLAEMGLAFQKLGEQAYVPLGQFDLQGPAKAKLRQTRNRGQREKLVFAVVAREEVATILDELRVISDQWLGGKNTKEKGFSLGRFDADYIRRFPVAVLRLEGRIVAFANLWMTPDHRELSIDLMRHAKDAPHGVMDLLFIELMLWGRQEGYAEFDLGMAPMAGLEARASAPVLSRAGALMFHHAEHFYNFQGLRAYKEKFAPIWRPRYLAARPGIEMARTLGDTALIIGGGMRGLISQ